A single region of the Thermoleophilum album genome encodes:
- the glmU gene encoding bifunctional UDP-N-acetylglucosamine diphosphorylase/glucosamine-1-phosphate N-acetyltransferase GlmU, whose amino-acid sequence MAPIPFDCLILAAGQGTRMRSRLAKVLHPLCGRPMLWWVVEAARAAGAARIACVVRPGSGVGERLPAGVEEIEQRVGEGTGAAVLAAREWADRERPLVLLSGDHPLVSAEVVRALVAEHAESGAAATLLTSDELDPSGYGRVVRGADGSVERIVETKHSEGVPDEILAIREVNIGIYAFRPEPLFAALERVREERGERYLTAVFPLLASAGERVAAVPTTDVAAAFGVNTRVDLMRAEAVARERLIERLALAGVTFEAPQATVIEVDVEIGPDTVIGAGCTLRAGTRVGSDCRIGPCATLERARVGDGVTIEHARLVDCEVHDGATVGPFAYLRPGTVVRAGAKIGTFVEVKNADIGERAKVPHLSYLGDAEVGADANVAAGNITANYDGRAKHRTVIGPRVRTGVDTAFVAPVTIGEGAYTGAGSVITKDVPPGALAIARARQRNVEGWVERFHGRDDKKA is encoded by the coding sequence GTGGCACCGATCCCCTTCGACTGCTTGATCCTGGCCGCGGGGCAGGGCACGCGCATGCGCTCGCGGCTCGCGAAGGTTCTCCACCCGCTCTGCGGGAGACCGATGCTGTGGTGGGTTGTGGAGGCCGCCCGCGCCGCCGGGGCGGCGCGCATCGCCTGCGTCGTGCGGCCAGGCAGCGGCGTCGGTGAGCGCCTCCCGGCCGGCGTAGAGGAGATCGAGCAGCGGGTCGGCGAGGGCACCGGCGCGGCAGTGTTGGCGGCGCGCGAGTGGGCCGATCGCGAACGCCCGCTGGTGTTGCTGTCGGGCGACCACCCCCTCGTCAGCGCCGAGGTGGTGCGTGCGCTGGTTGCCGAGCACGCCGAAAGCGGCGCGGCGGCGACGCTGCTCACGAGCGACGAGCTCGACCCGAGCGGCTACGGCCGCGTCGTGCGCGGCGCCGACGGCAGCGTCGAGCGGATCGTCGAAACCAAGCACAGCGAGGGAGTTCCCGACGAGATCCTCGCCATCCGCGAGGTGAACATCGGCATCTACGCCTTCCGTCCGGAGCCGCTTTTTGCCGCGCTCGAGCGCGTGCGCGAGGAGCGCGGCGAGCGCTACTTGACGGCCGTGTTCCCGCTGCTCGCCTCGGCTGGCGAGCGCGTCGCGGCCGTTCCCACCACCGACGTCGCCGCTGCCTTCGGCGTCAACACGCGCGTCGACTTGATGCGCGCCGAGGCGGTCGCGCGTGAACGGCTGATCGAACGCTTGGCGCTGGCCGGCGTGACGTTCGAAGCGCCGCAAGCCACGGTCATCGAAGTCGACGTCGAGATCGGTCCCGACACCGTGATCGGCGCTGGCTGCACGTTGCGCGCAGGCACGCGTGTCGGCAGCGACTGTCGGATCGGGCCGTGCGCGACACTCGAGCGCGCGCGGGTCGGCGACGGCGTCACCATCGAGCACGCCCGCCTCGTCGACTGCGAGGTGCACGACGGGGCGACGGTCGGGCCGTTCGCCTATCTGCGACCGGGCACGGTCGTGCGCGCCGGCGCCAAGATCGGCACCTTCGTGGAGGTCAAGAACGCCGACATCGGCGAACGCGCCAAGGTGCCGCACCTGTCGTACCTCGGCGATGCAGAGGTCGGCGCCGACGCCAACGTCGCTGCCGGCAACATCACCGCCAACTACGACGGTCGCGCCAAGCACCGCACCGTCATCGGCCCGCGCGTTCGTACGGGTGTCGACACGGCGTTCGTGGCGCCGGTAACTATCGGCGAGGGGGCGTACACTGGGGCTGGTTCCGTGATCACCAAGGACGTGCCGCCCGGCGCGCTCGCGATTGCCCGTGCTCGCCAGCGGAACGTCGAAGGTTGGGTCGAGCGCTTCCACGGGAGGGACGACAAGAAGGCATGA
- a CDS encoding M48 family metallopeptidase: MPAAAPAPLPVDPASDVVLELGVPGWVYVAGAPYELRARRGERALARARGPFVEVSGPDRAERGKALARWYRRTARELLGSALAADAERLGLRPQRLAIRDQRTRWGSCSTRGTVSLNWRLVMVPPPVARYVIVHELCHLEHPNHSPAFWRALAAALPEWRDGHRWLRRHALALMSYRPAHSAL; the protein is encoded by the coding sequence ATGCCCGCCGCTGCACCCGCGCCACTGCCCGTCGACCCGGCGAGCGATGTCGTGCTCGAGCTCGGCGTGCCAGGGTGGGTTTACGTGGCGGGCGCTCCGTACGAACTGCGTGCGCGGCGGGGGGAGCGCGCGCTAGCGCGCGCCCGCGGGCCCTTCGTCGAGGTCAGCGGTCCCGACCGTGCCGAGCGCGGCAAGGCGCTCGCCCGCTGGTACCGCCGTACGGCGCGCGAACTGCTCGGCAGCGCGCTCGCCGCCGACGCTGAGCGCCTAGGTCTGCGCCCGCAGCGGCTCGCGATCCGCGACCAGCGCACCCGCTGGGGCTCCTGCTCGACGCGCGGGACGGTGTCGCTGAACTGGCGGTTGGTGATGGTGCCGCCACCGGTGGCGCGCTACGTGATCGTCCACGAGCTCTGCCATCTCGAGCACCCCAACCACTCGCCCGCCTTCTGGCGGGCGCTCGCGGCGGCGCTGCCCGAGTGGCGCGACGGTCACCGCTGGCTTCGCCGCCACGCGCTCGCGCTGATGAGCTATCGCCCCGCCCACTCGGCACTCTGA
- a CDS encoding copper resistance protein CopC: MGSAIATHKRARLARRALALAVLALLGAFALPASALAHASLVASDPAPGSRLERAPDRIELSFAEPLAPRLSRAVLVDERGRALAARTVVAGKRIVVFPARPLARGGYRLEWSTVSTVDGHTLAGSVGFGVRAPAPGSTGAAAATGPFDVGGVLGFLGRALLYVGLVAYAGPLFAAAALGTGTPGRWLVPDTLAPRAGCDASALARRRRAVERLHARAGLAALVGAVCVALADATRAAGAFDPAALSDFLLQSRAGVGRTAVIAALALALFAPRRGPARQLFCLVAIAALALSGHAASADPQAIAVAAVFVHVVAGSAWLGGILALAAAWWRELGSEGPLRRALVPAVLEPFGLVALPAFLLVVVAGGANAALSIGSPRELWESDWGRVLLLKIELVALVAAVSGAHALVLRPRLGRSGASTTTERRHWRLVRGESWIALPVLAASAALAGFALPPRQVQATAASADPFGCVGCPPRAPDPGEIAVADHAGPVLVAAWLRHASRQRVAFELRLRDLRGRAWDSEPRVSGARALAQCGPGCWTGTARVTGGELAVTLADRSAGTARAPARAVLPASFDPGGARRARRALARAERTMRRLPAVAEYETLTSGIGRPVATRYLLVAPDRLAFRFSTGGGGVVIGPRQWRLLPDGRVTSGPYYGRFRSASWFRWSAYARYVAWLGATATTIRIALFDPATPVWYRLEIDRRSARVRRVRMIAPAHFMTQVFTLPRRVPAIRPPTDAFPVPAP, encoded by the coding sequence GTGGGGAGCGCGATCGCCACGCACAAGCGTGCTCGCCTGGCGCGCCGCGCGCTGGCGCTCGCCGTACTCGCGCTGCTCGGAGCGTTCGCGCTGCCCGCGAGCGCGCTCGCCCACGCGTCGCTCGTGGCGAGCGATCCGGCGCCCGGCTCGCGCCTCGAGCGGGCGCCCGATCGGATCGAGCTGAGCTTCGCCGAGCCGCTCGCGCCACGGCTGTCGCGCGCCGTGCTTGTCGACGAGCGCGGTCGCGCGCTCGCGGCACGTACCGTCGTCGCCGGCAAGCGCATCGTGGTCTTCCCGGCGCGGCCGCTAGCGCGCGGCGGCTATCGCCTCGAATGGAGCACCGTATCGACGGTCGACGGCCACACCCTCGCCGGCAGCGTCGGTTTCGGCGTGCGCGCCCCCGCGCCCGGCTCGACCGGGGCGGCGGCCGCCACCGGACCGTTCGACGTCGGCGGTGTGCTCGGTTTTCTCGGTCGCGCGCTGCTCTATGTCGGCCTCGTCGCGTACGCCGGCCCGCTGTTCGCCGCTGCTGCGCTCGGCACGGGCACGCCCGGCCGTTGGCTGGTTCCCGACACGCTCGCCCCACGCGCCGGTTGCGACGCGAGCGCTCTCGCCCGCCGACGGCGGGCGGTCGAGCGTCTGCACGCTCGCGCCGGGCTGGCCGCGCTCGTCGGCGCGGTCTGCGTGGCACTCGCCGACGCAACTCGCGCTGCCGGAGCGTTCGATCCCGCCGCTCTCAGTGACTTCCTGTTGCAGAGCAGGGCGGGCGTGGGGCGCACGGCGGTGATAGCGGCGCTGGCGCTAGCGCTGTTCGCGCCCCGCCGCGGCCCCGCGCGCCAGCTCTTTTGCCTCGTCGCGATCGCTGCGCTCGCGCTGTCCGGTCACGCTGCATCGGCCGATCCGCAGGCGATAGCGGTAGCTGCCGTTTTCGTGCACGTCGTCGCGGGATCGGCGTGGCTCGGCGGCATCCTTGCGCTCGCCGCCGCCTGGTGGCGCGAGCTCGGGAGCGAAGGCCCACTCCGTCGTGCTCTCGTGCCGGCCGTGCTCGAACCGTTCGGGCTTGTGGCGCTACCGGCGTTTCTGCTGGTCGTCGTCGCAGGCGGCGCGAACGCGGCGCTCAGCATCGGGTCGCCACGGGAGCTCTGGGAGAGCGACTGGGGGCGCGTGTTGCTGTTGAAGATCGAACTGGTGGCGCTAGTCGCTGCGGTCAGCGGGGCGCACGCCCTGGTGCTGCGGCCACGCCTCGGACGCAGCGGTGCGAGCACGACGACCGAGCGACGGCACTGGCGCTTGGTGCGCGGCGAGTCGTGGATCGCGCTCCCGGTGTTGGCGGCGAGCGCGGCGCTGGCAGGCTTCGCGTTGCCGCCGCGACAGGTGCAGGCGACAGCGGCCAGCGCCGATCCCTTCGGTTGTGTCGGCTGTCCGCCCCGGGCGCCGGACCCAGGCGAGATCGCTGTCGCCGACCACGCCGGCCCCGTGCTCGTCGCGGCGTGGCTGCGGCATGCGAGCAGGCAGCGCGTCGCATTCGAGTTGCGCCTGCGCGACCTTCGCGGTCGCGCCTGGGATAGCGAGCCGCGAGTGTCGGGCGCGCGCGCGCTCGCCCAGTGCGGCCCGGGCTGCTGGACCGGGACAGCGCGCGTGACAGGTGGGGAGCTCGCCGTGACCCTCGCCGATCGATCCGCGGGCACGGCACGCGCGCCGGCACGCGCGGTGCTGCCCGCCAGCTTCGATCCCGGTGGGGCGCGACGCGCCCGGCGGGCGCTCGCTCGCGCCGAGCGCACGATGCGCCGCTTGCCGGCGGTCGCCGAATACGAAACGCTGACGAGCGGGATCGGGCGCCCCGTCGCCACCCGCTACCTCTTAGTCGCTCCCGACCGTCTTGCGTTCCGCTTCTCAACCGGTGGTGGCGGCGTCGTGATCGGCCCGCGCCAGTGGCGCCTGCTGCCCGACGGCCGCGTCACGAGCGGCCCCTACTACGGGCGTTTCCGCAGTGCCTCGTGGTTCCGGTGGAGCGCCTACGCCCGCTACGTCGCTTGGCTCGGCGCGACCGCCACCACGATAAGGATCGCCCTCTTCGATCCGGCGACGCCGGTGTGGTACCGGCTCGAGATCGATCGGCGCAGCGCGCGCGTGCGCCGCGTGCGGATGATCGCTCCCGCCCACTTCATGACCCAGGTCTTCACCCTGCCGCGGCGCGTGCCGGCGATTCGCCCACCGACGGACGCGTTCCCCGTGCCCGCTCCCTAG
- a CDS encoding nitrate reductase, which yields MAAAPSARETRTTCPYCGTGCGLLVRSEGGRLRAVRGDPLHPVNRGRTCRKPLELPAAVHARDRATVPLWRDDRERRFEKVDWEQAIARLAERIATTIDRHGPDSVAFYISGQLTTEDYYVVNKLAKGFLGTNNVDSNSRLCMSSAVAGYAGAFGSDGPPASYSDIALADCFLLVGTNTAACHPIVWSRIRDRQAEGATVICVDPRPTETAVAADIHLALRPGTDIELLLAMLHVVVREQLVDRHFVARCTHGFEEAAALAAAWPPERAAAACGVAAADIERAARVFARGRSLALWSMGANQSRVGTLKNRAIINLCLATGNVGRPGRGPLSLTGQPNAMGGREVGGLAHLLPGYRRVDRAEDRAALERSWGLRPGSISPRPGLAAVELFDAVRAGRVRAIWIAATNPVVSLPRSYRAREALARAELVVVQDAHHPTETSALAHAVLPAAAWPEKDGTMTCSERRLSPLRRALDPPGEALPDWRIWQKLAHALGFGAAFAWESADEVFAEFAALTAGRPCDISGVDRELLVRRGSVQWPLSRSARSQGDEEGAPRLYEDGRFNTPDGRARFCATPPLPPDDPLDESFPLVLVTGRVAEHWHTLSRTGKSPKLRALSPAPVLELAPGDARRAGVRDGDEVRVVSRRGSVRLPVRISPALAEGVAFAPFHWGALHAPPGAGTVNDLTNPAVDPESKQPELKFAAVRLEPVRVRGSAKSGAVSAPRATGSHRRARRRRRRIVVVGGGPAAVACCEEVRRRKGPESVDLTVLAAEPHLPYDRVRLSTVLAGGQSASALALRPREWWRAQAIDLRLATACTAIDVDRSEAVAADGSRYRYDTLVLATGSHPFLPPIAGIDSEHVVAFRTIQDCERILAAARSAQRAVVVGGGLLGIEAAAGLAAHGVAVTVVEGAAHILPQQLDAGAAAIVAGELAARGIASECGTTVERIDRRTVTLGDGRELAADLVVVACGVRPASELARATGIGCRRGIVVDEQMRTDAPRVLACGECAEHEGVVAGLVAPATSQARVAAAVACGDPCGYHGTVPAARLKVAGLDVFAVGVSRGDPELEVAWRDGRGRVYRKLVFARDGALAGAVFVGDLAGAPTVAEAVRQGEAVDPGVCLPEALRGSATGVELDPETTVCSCNHVNAGTIREAVRKGARTLAEIQRATRASTGCGSCAADVERILREVAA from the coding sequence GTGGCGGCCGCACCCTCCGCGCGGGAGACCAGGACCACTTGCCCGTACTGCGGGACGGGCTGCGGTTTGCTTGTGCGGAGCGAGGGTGGCCGCCTGCGCGCAGTGCGGGGCGACCCGCTTCACCCGGTCAACCGTGGCCGCACATGCCGCAAACCGCTCGAGCTGCCGGCCGCTGTCCACGCCCGCGATCGTGCGACCGTGCCGCTGTGGCGCGACGATCGCGAACGCCGCTTCGAGAAGGTCGACTGGGAGCAGGCGATCGCGCGACTCGCCGAGCGGATAGCGACGACGATCGATCGCCACGGCCCCGACTCCGTCGCCTTCTACATCTCGGGTCAGCTCACGACCGAGGACTACTACGTCGTCAACAAGCTCGCCAAGGGCTTCCTCGGCACCAACAACGTCGACTCGAACTCGCGCCTTTGCATGTCCTCCGCTGTCGCGGGGTACGCCGGCGCGTTCGGGAGCGACGGCCCGCCCGCCAGCTACAGCGACATCGCGCTCGCCGACTGCTTCCTCCTCGTCGGCACGAACACCGCCGCCTGTCACCCGATCGTCTGGTCACGCATCCGGGACCGCCAAGCCGAGGGCGCGACCGTTATTTGTGTCGATCCGCGCCCGACCGAGACCGCCGTCGCCGCCGACATCCATCTCGCGCTCCGCCCCGGGACCGACATCGAGCTGCTTTTGGCGATGCTCCACGTCGTCGTCCGCGAGCAGCTCGTCGACCGCCACTTCGTCGCCCGTTGCACGCATGGGTTCGAGGAGGCGGCCGCGTTGGCTGCCGCCTGGCCGCCCGAGCGTGCCGCTGCAGCGTGCGGTGTCGCGGCCGCCGACATCGAGCGGGCAGCGCGCGTCTTCGCACGGGGGCGGAGCCTCGCCCTGTGGTCGATGGGCGCTAACCAGTCGCGCGTCGGCACGCTCAAGAACCGCGCGATCATCAACCTCTGTCTGGCGACCGGCAACGTCGGGCGGCCAGGGCGCGGTCCCCTCTCGCTGACCGGCCAGCCGAACGCGATGGGCGGTCGCGAGGTCGGCGGCCTCGCCCACTTGCTGCCCGGCTACCGCCGAGTGGACCGCGCCGAGGACCGCGCCGCGCTTGAGCGCTCGTGGGGGTTGCGACCCGGGTCGATCTCTCCGCGCCCCGGCCTCGCGGCCGTCGAGTTGTTCGACGCGGTGCGGGCTGGACGTGTGCGAGCGATCTGGATTGCCGCGACCAACCCGGTCGTTTCGCTGCCGCGCTCCTACCGCGCGCGCGAAGCATTGGCGCGGGCCGAGCTCGTGGTCGTGCAGGACGCCCACCACCCGACCGAGACGTCGGCGCTCGCGCACGCTGTCCTACCGGCCGCAGCCTGGCCGGAAAAGGACGGGACGATGACCTGCTCGGAGCGGCGACTTTCGCCGCTGCGGCGGGCGCTCGACCCGCCAGGCGAGGCGCTGCCCGATTGGCGCATCTGGCAGAAACTCGCGCACGCGCTCGGGTTCGGCGCAGCCTTCGCCTGGGAGAGCGCCGACGAGGTGTTCGCCGAGTTCGCCGCCCTGACCGCGGGGCGCCCGTGCGACATAAGCGGCGTCGACCGTGAGCTGCTCGTGCGCCGCGGTAGCGTCCAGTGGCCTCTCTCGCGCAGCGCACGCTCACAGGGAGACGAGGAGGGTGCGCCCCGCCTCTACGAGGACGGCCGTTTCAACACCCCCGACGGCCGCGCCCGCTTTTGTGCGACTCCGCCGTTGCCGCCTGACGATCCGCTCGACGAGTCGTTCCCGCTAGTGCTCGTGACCGGCCGTGTGGCCGAGCACTGGCACACGCTGTCGCGCACCGGCAAGTCGCCGAAGCTGCGCGCGTTGAGCCCCGCCCCGGTGCTCGAGCTCGCTCCCGGCGACGCGCGCCGCGCCGGGGTGCGTGACGGCGACGAAGTACGGGTCGTTTCGCGACGGGGCAGCGTCCGCCTACCCGTGCGGATATCGCCTGCGCTCGCCGAAGGTGTCGCGTTCGCGCCCTTCCACTGGGGCGCGCTGCACGCGCCGCCGGGCGCGGGAACGGTAAACGATTTGACGAACCCGGCGGTCGATCCCGAGTCGAAACAACCCGAGCTCAAGTTCGCCGCTGTCCGGCTCGAGCCCGTGCGTGTTCGCGGCTCTGCGAAAAGCGGTGCGGTCAGTGCGCCGCGAGCGACGGGTTCGCACCGCCGTGCGCGCCGTCGCCGTCGCCGGATCGTCGTCGTCGGTGGCGGACCGGCAGCGGTCGCCTGCTGCGAGGAGGTACGGCGGCGCAAAGGGCCGGAGAGTGTCGATCTCACCGTGCTCGCAGCCGAGCCGCACCTGCCGTACGACCGCGTGCGGCTGTCGACGGTGCTCGCCGGCGGACAGAGCGCGAGTGCGCTGGCGCTGCGTCCCCGGGAGTGGTGGCGCGCGCAAGCGATCGATCTTCGGCTAGCGACGGCGTGCACGGCGATCGACGTCGACCGCAGCGAGGCGGTGGCCGCCGACGGCTCGCGCTACCGCTACGACACGCTCGTCCTCGCCACCGGGTCGCATCCTTTCCTGCCGCCGATCGCGGGCATCGATAGCGAGCACGTAGTCGCCTTTCGCACTATCCAGGACTGCGAGCGGATCCTTGCTGCCGCCCGCTCGGCCCAGCGGGCGGTGGTCGTGGGTGGCGGCTTGCTCGGCATCGAGGCCGCCGCCGGGCTGGCAGCGCACGGCGTGGCGGTCACGGTCGTAGAGGGCGCTGCCCACATCCTGCCGCAGCAGCTCGACGCTGGAGCCGCGGCGATCGTCGCTGGCGAGCTCGCGGCGCGCGGAATCGCCAGCGAGTGCGGCACCACGGTCGAACGCATCGACCGCCGCACGGTCACGCTCGGCGACGGACGCGAGCTCGCCGCCGATCTCGTCGTCGTCGCTTGCGGCGTGCGGCCCGCCAGCGAGCTTGCGCGCGCTACCGGGATCGGCTGCCGGCGCGGCATCGTCGTCGACGAACAGATGCGCACCGACGCGCCGCGCGTTCTTGCCTGTGGCGAGTGCGCGGAGCACGAGGGTGTAGTCGCCGGGCTCGTGGCGCCGGCGACGAGCCAGGCGCGTGTAGCGGCGGCGGTCGCTTGCGGCGACCCTTGCGGCTATCACGGCACGGTCCCGGCGGCGCGGCTGAAAGTCGCTGGGCTCGACGTCTTCGCGGTCGGTGTTTCCCGCGGTGACCCCGAGCTCGAGGTGGCGTGGCGCGACGGTCGCGGTCGCGTGTACCGCAAGCTCGTCTTCGCTCGTGACGGCGCGCTCGCGGGCGCGGTGTTCGTCGGCGACCTCGCCGGCGCTCCCACGGTGGCGGAAGCTGTGCGCCAAGGCGAGGCGGTCGATCCCGGTGTCTGCCTGCCCGAGGCGCTGCGCGGTTCCGCCACCGGCGTCGAGCTCGATCCCGAAACAACGGTCTGTTCGTGCAACCACGTGAACGCCGGCACGATCCGTGAAGCGGTGCGCAAGGGGGCGCGGACGTTGGCCGAGATTCAGCGTGCGACACGCGCGTCGACCGGCTGCGGATCGTGTGCCGCGGACGTCGAGCGCATCCTCCGCGAGGTGGCGGCGTGA
- a CDS encoding DUF6457 domain-containing protein — protein sequence MSTGDASAREPRTAAGAARPTAREWLARFAAALGLEPPDDAQFTALLELAAEAAHASERAAAPVACWLCGRAGTDPLAAARVARQVADR from the coding sequence GTGAGCACGGGCGACGCGAGCGCTCGCGAACCCCGGACGGCGGCAGGCGCCGCACGTCCAACTGCGCGCGAGTGGCTTGCACGTTTCGCCGCCGCGCTCGGGCTCGAACCGCCCGACGACGCGCAGTTCACGGCACTCCTCGAGCTCGCCGCGGAGGCGGCGCACGCATCCGAGCGCGCAGCGGCCCCGGTCGCCTGCTGGCTGTGCGGCCGCGCCGGCACCGACCCGCTAGCGGCCGCTCGCGTCGCCCGGCAGGTGGCGGACCGATAA
- a CDS encoding PucR family transcriptional regulator, which yields MSGPAARDGLAGLAAVSEMIEAGAGLSAVARAASRALGASLLVADERGAPLVVASASSAEERALRAASEEVERVALRVADRTVGELRLRYRRQPAAPEIVRAIAALIALEVERGAAPDAASERSARQLVAALASGDEHGVERALAALQVDLAGGATVLLLRARPPSAETGDWRERLRRAVARTVRATVRGSVAAPLPAERGRERTSEQIVLLVPGAPSRDNGERVRRALYAELEASFPGYSHALGISRPADSPGGLARALREAELAANVAEAHGERELAFDDTGSYRLLLPALANDATELERFYRETIAPIAAYDEQYETELVRTLETFLELDGSFARTAERLYTHRHTIRYRLERVRELTGLDVASSEGRERLSLGLKAMRVLGIVPPGGPAHEPGAAAGRVPRGGDGRD from the coding sequence ATGAGTGGGCCGGCCGCCCGCGACGGTCTGGCGGGCCTCGCGGCGGTATCAGAGATGATCGAGGCGGGGGCCGGTCTATCGGCGGTCGCCCGCGCTGCGTCGCGCGCCCTCGGCGCGAGCCTGCTGGTCGCTGACGAGCGCGGCGCACCGCTCGTCGTCGCATCGGCATCGAGCGCGGAAGAGCGCGCGCTGCGCGCGGCGAGCGAGGAGGTGGAGCGCGTCGCGCTGCGCGTCGCCGACCGCACGGTGGGCGAGCTGCGGCTGCGCTACCGCCGCCAACCGGCGGCCCCTGAGATCGTGCGCGCGATCGCGGCACTGATCGCGCTCGAGGTCGAGCGTGGCGCGGCGCCCGACGCCGCCAGCGAGCGATCGGCGCGCCAACTCGTCGCGGCGCTCGCCTCCGGCGACGAGCACGGTGTCGAGCGCGCGCTTGCGGCGCTCCAAGTCGACCTCGCTGGCGGGGCAACGGTCCTGCTGTTGCGCGCCCGTCCCCCGTCGGCCGAGACTGGCGACTGGCGCGAGCGTTTGCGGAGAGCTGTCGCGCGCACCGTGCGGGCCACGGTCCGCGGCAGCGTGGCGGCGCCGCTGCCGGCCGAGCGCGGGCGCGAGCGCACGAGCGAGCAGATCGTGCTGTTGGTTCCGGGCGCACCCTCTCGCGACAACGGGGAGCGGGTGCGGCGAGCGCTCTACGCCGAGCTCGAAGCTTCGTTCCCCGGCTACAGCCACGCGCTCGGAATAAGTCGGCCGGCAGACAGCCCGGGCGGGCTTGCGCGCGCGCTGCGCGAAGCGGAGCTCGCCGCCAACGTCGCCGAGGCGCACGGCGAGCGCGAGCTCGCCTTCGACGACACCGGTTCCTACCGACTGCTATTGCCGGCGCTCGCCAACGACGCCACCGAGCTCGAGCGCTTCTACCGCGAAACGATCGCCCCGATAGCCGCCTACGACGAGCAGTACGAAACCGAACTCGTGCGCACGCTCGAGACCTTTCTCGAGCTCGACGGCAGCTTCGCGCGCACCGCCGAGCGCCTCTACACCCACCGCCACACGATCCGCTACAGGCTCGAGCGGGTGCGCGAACTGACCGGGCTCGATGTGGCGTCGAGCGAGGGACGCGAGCGGCTGTCGCTAGGTCTGAAAGCGATGCGCGTGCTGGGCATCGTTCCGCCTGGCGGACCTGCCCATGAGCCGGGCGCGGCCGCCGGACGCGTGCCACGCGGCGGCGACGGACGCGACTGA
- a CDS encoding TlpA family protein disulfide reductase, whose protein sequence is MPDPSRETGPSEATAVVAARAEPDAEPASPSPRLGVRVAAALVAGAFIALLVYGLLSRPGGGTIDSRLARGETPTAPRFALPLLVTGDRQALAPRLQRALADGRLGLDELRGTPVVLNFWASWCPPCRSEAPTLERVWRRERRSGVLFLGLNMQDVRDDARAFVRDFGLTYPSVREPDNETARRYGVTGLPETFFIDARGRVVGHVIGEVTGEQLTSGVAAARRGIALGRRSGGDRRTTR, encoded by the coding sequence ATGCCAGACCCGTCCCGCGAGACCGGACCGAGCGAGGCGACTGCGGTGGTCGCTGCGCGGGCGGAGCCTGACGCCGAGCCGGCTTCGCCTTCGCCGCGGCTGGGAGTGCGCGTCGCCGCAGCGCTCGTAGCGGGTGCCTTCATCGCCTTGCTCGTCTACGGGCTCCTGTCGCGCCCGGGCGGCGGCACTATCGACAGCCGGCTGGCGCGCGGCGAGACACCGACCGCGCCGCGTTTCGCGCTGCCGCTGCTCGTCACCGGCGACCGCCAAGCCCTGGCGCCGCGGCTGCAGCGCGCGCTCGCCGACGGGCGGCTCGGCCTCGACGAGCTGCGCGGAACGCCGGTAGTCCTCAACTTCTGGGCGTCGTGGTGCCCGCCGTGTCGCAGCGAAGCGCCGACCCTCGAGCGCGTGTGGCGGAGGGAGCGGCGCAGCGGCGTGCTCTTTCTGGGCCTGAACATGCAGGACGTGCGCGACGACGCGCGCGCTTTCGTGCGCGACTTTGGCCTCACCTACCCCAGCGTGCGCGAGCCCGACAACGAAACCGCTCGCCGCTACGGCGTCACCGGCCTGCCCGAGACGTTCTTCATCGACGCGCGCGGCCGCGTGGTCGGGCACGTGATCGGCGAGGTGACGGGCGAGCAACTGACGAGCGGTGTTGCGGCGGCGAGACGCGGCATCGCTCTCGGCAGGCGCAGCGGCGGCGATCGCCGCACGACGCGCTAG